In one window of Canis lupus baileyi chromosome 10, mCanLup2.hap1, whole genome shotgun sequence DNA:
- the CSF2 gene encoding granulocyte-macrophage colony-stimulating factor, with protein sequence MWLQNLLFLGTVVCSISAPTRSPTLVTRPSQHVDAIQEALSLLNNSNDVTAVMNKAVKVVSEVFDPEGPTCLETRLQLYKEGLQGSLTSLKNPLTMMANHYKQHCPPTPESPCATQNINFKSFKENLKDFLFNIPFDCWKPVKK encoded by the exons ATGTGGCTGCAGAACCTGCTTTTCTTGGGCACTGTGGTCTGCAGCATCTCTGCACCCACCCGCTCACCCACCCTTGTCACTCGGCCCTCTCAGCACGTGGATGCCATCCAGGAAGCCCTGAGCCTTTTGAACAACAGTAATGACGTGACTGCTGTGATG AATAAAGCAGTAAAAGTGGTCTCTGAAGTGTTTGACCCTGAG GGGCCAACATGCCTGGAGACCCGCCTACAGCTGTACAAGGAGGGCCTGCAGGGCAGCCTCACCAGCCTCAAGAATCCCTTAACCATGATGGCCAATCACTATAAGCAGCACTGTCCCCCTACCCCG gaatctccctGTGCAACCCAGAATATTAACTTCAAAAGTTTCAAAGAGAACCTGAAGGATTTTCTGTTTAACATCCCCTTTGACTGCTGGAAACCAGTCAAGAAGTGA